The Candidatus Poribacteria bacterium genome window below encodes:
- a CDS encoding IS1 family transposase, protein MDAAAPTNGDSLDARPPEKVDAIALDEMWTYEKARKEPKRQSVWIWTAVIEEKNCPHRVFYKVGDRSEETFLRLADRLPLSKAYYTDGYEVYGWLPRAVHHVGKDGPVNRNEGIHSILRDRLCRLRRRTKGYTKESWWLRASLAMICLHLGWI, encoded by the coding sequence ATGGACGCCGCCGCTCCGACCAACGGGGATTCGCTGGACGCTCGCCCGCCGGAGAAGGTCGATGCCATCGCACTCGATGAGATGTGGACGTATGAGAAGGCGCGGAAGGAACCCAAACGGCAGAGCGTCTGGATCTGGACGGCGGTCATCGAAGAGAAGAATTGTCCGCACCGCGTGTTCTACAAGGTGGGCGACCGAAGCGAGGAAACGTTCTTGCGACTGGCGGATCGTCTGCCGCTCTCAAAGGCGTATTATACGGACGGCTACGAGGTGTACGGGTGGCTGCCGCGCGCCGTCCATCACGTCGGCAAGGACGGTCCGGTCAACAGGAACGAAGGGATTCATTCGATCCTGAGGGATCGGTTGTGCCGTCTGCGTCGTCGGACGAAGGGCTACACAAAAGAGAGTTGGTGGCTCCGCGCTTCGCTTGCGATGATCTGCCTCCATCTGGGCTGGATCTAG
- a CDS encoding Rieske 2Fe-2S domain-containing protein, with product MFDASPPVGSPTWTVSTTMSLESRMDRRKLFLGLGWLGVLLGGVGSGLFMLVRFLFPRVLYEPPTRFKAGALSNYPPDPTGKIKVYETFKTSERVWIVHGDDPTTGKHGIYSLLAVCTHLGCTPRWLENEAKFKCPCHGTGFYAYGVNFEGPAPRPLEKLDLRVEDGELVIDKAKTYRWERGEWERPGSIIETPRPIV from the coding sequence GTGTTCGACGCGTCCCCTCCGGTCGGTTCCCCGACGTGGACCGTCTCCACGACGATGTCCCTGGAGTCGCGTATGGATCGACGTAAACTCTTCCTGGGCTTGGGCTGGCTGGGCGTACTGCTGGGGGGCGTTGGCAGCGGGCTCTTCATGCTCGTGCGCTTCCTTTTCCCGCGCGTGCTGTACGAGCCACCGACTCGGTTCAAGGCGGGCGCTCTGTCGAACTACCCGCCCGACCCCACTGGGAAGATCAAGGTCTACGAAACCTTCAAGACATCCGAACGGGTCTGGATCGTTCACGGCGACGATCCGACGACCGGCAAGCACGGCATCTACTCGCTTCTCGCCGTGTGCACGCATCTGGGCTGCACGCCGCGCTGGCTCGAGAACGAGGCAAAGTTCAAGTGCCCGTGCCACGGAACGGGGTTCTATGCGTATGGTGTGAACTTCGAGGGACCCGCCCCACGTCCGCTGGAGAAGCTCGACTTGCGAGTCGAAGATGGTGAACTGGTCATCGACAAGGCGAAGACCTATCGATGGGAGCGGGGCGAGTGGGAGAGACCCGGGAGTATCATCGAGACGCCGCGTCCCATCGTTTGA
- a CDS encoding DUF4405 domain-containing protein, producing the protein MAFWSTIRDRITGTQVWKSMFRHDYRDTPRNRSLQVLNNVFFHLHPVRVARSAAKVRFTWCMGGITFLMFLVCTVTGVLLMFYYRPTAEYAYNDIKSLQFDVPFGMLLRNMHRWAAHGMVIAVWLHMLRVFMTGSYKKPREFNWAVGVILLVITLFLSFTGYLLPWDQLAYWAVTVGTNMAKAHPGIGAEGPLTPQFITSSNDVRFALLGGTIVGPTALLRFYVLHCIFVPLIASVLMAVHFWRIRKDGGISGPM; encoded by the coding sequence ATGGCATTTTGGTCGACGATCCGGGATCGCATCACCGGCACGCAGGTGTGGAAGTCGATGTTCCGTCACGACTACCGCGACACGCCGCGCAACCGGTCGCTGCAGGTCCTGAACAACGTCTTCTTCCACCTGCACCCCGTGCGTGTCGCGAGGAGCGCTGCCAAGGTGCGGTTCACCTGGTGCATGGGCGGCATCACCTTCCTCATGTTCTTGGTATGCACCGTCACCGGCGTGCTGCTCATGTTCTACTACCGACCCACTGCCGAGTACGCCTACAACGACATCAAGTCGCTCCAGTTCGACGTGCCGTTCGGAATGCTGCTGCGAAACATGCACCGTTGGGCAGCCCACGGCATGGTGATCGCTGTCTGGCTCCACATGCTGCGCGTGTTTATGACCGGATCGTACAAGAAGCCGCGCGAGTTCAACTGGGCGGTCGGGGTCATCCTGTTGGTCATCACGCTCTTCCTGAGCTTCACGGGTTATCTGCTCCCGTGGGACCAACTGGCGTACTGGGCGGTGACCGTCGGGACGAACATGGCGAAGGCGCATCCCGGAATCGGAGCCGAGGGGCCCTTGACGCCGCAGTTCATCACGTCGTCCAACGACGTGCGGTTCGCGCTATTGGGCGGAACCATCGTAGGTCCAACAGCGCTGCTGCGGTTCTATGTGCTCCACTGCATCTTCGTGCCGCTCATCGCGTCGGTGCTGATGGCGGTTCATTTCTGGCGCATCCGCAAAGACGGTGGCATCTCGGGTCCCATGTGA